The DNA segment GCCGTCAGGGCATCATTTTCATTCATCAGTGAACTGACCGTGTCCTGGACATGCGTCAAGGAAGTTTGCAGTTCCTGGCGCGTCGCGCGTTCATGAAAAAACAGCCCGGCCAGGCCCAGAGCCATAATCAGCAGCAGCAAAACCGTGCCGCCCAGGACAAACAGATAACGCCTGGGGTGATTAATCCGGACGGTCCGTCCGTATTCATTGATGAGCAGCAACTGCCAGTTGCCCCGGGGGCGGGACGGCTTTCCGCGCTTTTCATTCATGCCAGGAAAACCCCAGATGCCGATAGGCTTCACGCGTCGCCTTTCTCCCCGAAGAGGTCCGCTGCAGAAAGCCCTCGGCCAGCAGAAAAGGTTCCACCACATCCACCAGGGTATCCGTCTCTTCCTGGAGGGTGGCGCTGATGGCCTCTATCCCCACCGGCCCGCCGTCATAATAACTGATGATCGTGGTCAGGTAGGAGCGATCCAGCGGCGTCAGGCCCCGGCCGTCCACCCCCTCCAGCGCCAGGGCCGCGTCCACCACCTCGGCGTTCAGTTTCCCGTCGCAGCAGACCTGGGCGTAATCCCTGACCCGCTTCAACAGTCGGTTGACGATGCGCGGCGTTCCCCGGGAACGTCCGGCCAGGGCCAGGGCGCTGGCATCATCAATTTTCATGTTCAACAGGCAGGCGGAGCGATGGACAATTTTCACCAGCTCCCCGATGGAGTAGAAATCAAATTTGCGGAAAATGCCGAACCGGTCCCGCAGGGGGGCGGACAGCAACCCTACCCGGGTAGTGGCGCCGATAAGGACGAACTGATTGAGGCGGAACCGGTGGCTGCGGGCATGCATGCCCTTGTCGAAAACAAAATCAATGGCGAAGTCTTCCATGGCCGGATACAGCAACTCTTCCACTACCTTCGGGAGACGGTGGATTTCATCCACGAACAGGATATCCCCCCGCTCCAGGCGGGTCAGCATACCGACCAGATCCCCCCCCCGCTCCAGGGCGGGACCGGAGGTGACCGTCAGTTCCGCGCCGGTCTCCACCGCGATGATATGCGCCAGGGTGGTCTTCCCTAAACCGGGGGGGCCGTGAAAAAGGATATGTTCCAGGGGCTCCTCCCGCTGACCGGCGGCTTTGATGGCGATTCGCAGCGTTTCCACCGTTTCGGCCTGGCCCACATAACCGGAAAAGTCCGGCGGCCTCAGGGAAAGAAGTTCCCGGCCCAGATCCGCTTCCGTGCTCTTCGGCGTCAGCGGCTTATCCTTGTCGGAAGAGAAGGTTAAAATCCCTTTTGCCATGGGTCTGATCCATTGATCCTGGTGGCGGCCTACAAAAACCTGCCGCAAAACAGGTTACCGCGTTTTAAAAATTTCTTCCAGCAGCGCTTCCGGGGTCGCGATTGACGCCTGCCGCTGCAGGGCGTCAAAGATCATCTGCCTGGCCTCCAGCGTCCTGTATCCCAGCTGGCCGACCAGCACGTGCATGGTCTGTTCGATAAAAGCCCGGCTGTCGGTATCGGCCGCGGGGGCGGCCCCGGGGACATCACCGACGAACTGGCCGACCTTGCCATGCAGGGTGGCGATGATTTTCTGGGCGGTCCGGGAACCGATTCCCTTGAGCCCTCCCAGCAGGGTCGCGTTTCTGGCTTCGATGGCCGCGGCGATGTCGCTGACCGGCAGGGTCAACGCCTGGGCCGCCTTCAACGGACCGATGGTCTCCACGGATATCAGCAACCGGAAAAATTCTTTTTCCTCCTCGGAGTTGAATCCGATGAGTACGGGCGCCGGCTGACGCTCGGTCTGGTGATAGTAGACATAAAAAAAGGCGGGATCTCCCTCGCTCTTGAGCCGGAGGGAATCCATGACGACCGCGGGCAGCAGCAGTTCATAGCCGACATGACCCGCCAGAAGCAGGATGCGATCGGCCCGTTTTTTTAAGATAACGCCCTCAAGGTATCCGATCATATCGGAACAATCCCATAATGGCCAGCGCCAGCGCGTCCGAAGCATGGTCCGGCCGGATGACCGTTTCGTGGCGGAGAATTCGGCGCACCGATTCGGCCATCTGTTTCTTGCCGGCGTTACCGTTACCGGTGATGACCTTTTTGGCCTCACGGACCGGTACGCTGACCACATCGGCTTTGGCCCGGTACCCGGCCAGCAGGATAATACCGGTCACCTGGCCCAGCATAATGCCGGAGGCCGGATACGCTTTCAAGGAAAACACGTCCTCTACAATCATGATGTCCGGTGATTCGGACTGAAGAAGTGACGTGATGCTGGAAAAAATATGATTGAGCCGGCCAGGCAGCGGCTGCGCCTTGTCGGTCTGGATGCTTCC comes from the Thermodesulfobacteriota bacterium genome and includes:
- the ruvA gene encoding Holliday junction branch migration protein RuvA; protein product: MIGYLEGVILKKRADRILLLAGHVGYELLLPAVVMDSLRLKSEGDPAFFYVYYHQTERQPAPVLIGFNSEEEKEFFRLLISVETIGPLKAAQALTLPVSDIAAAIEARNATLLGGLKGIGSRTAQKIIATLHGKVGQFVGDVPGAAPAADTDSRAFIEQTMHVLVGQLGYRTLEARQMIFDALQRQASIATPEALLEEIFKTR
- the ruvB gene encoding Holliday junction branch migration DNA helicase RuvB, giving the protein MAKGILTFSSDKDKPLTPKSTEADLGRELLSLRPPDFSGYVGQAETVETLRIAIKAAGQREEPLEHILFHGPPGLGKTTLAHIIAVETGAELTVTSGPALERGGDLVGMLTRLERGDILFVDEIHRLPKVVEELLYPAMEDFAIDFVFDKGMHARSHRFRLNQFVLIGATTRVGLLSAPLRDRFGIFRKFDFYSIGELVKIVHRSACLLNMKIDDASALALAGRSRGTPRIVNRLLKRVRDYAQVCCDGKLNAEVVDAALALEGVDGRGLTPLDRSYLTTIISYYDGGPVGIEAISATLQEETDTLVDVVEPFLLAEGFLQRTSSGRKATREAYRHLGFSWHE
- a CDS encoding crossover junction endodeoxyribonuclease RuvC; translated protein: MTKVLGIDPGLAETGVGIVEGEKTEIHHYSFGSIQTDKAQPLPGRLNHIFSSITSLLQSESPDIMIVEDVFSLKAYPASGIMLGQVTGIILLAGYRAKADVVSVPVREAKKVITGNGNAGKKQMAESVRRILRHETVIRPDHASDALALAIMGLFRYDRIP